One Streptosporangium sp. NBC_01495 DNA window includes the following coding sequences:
- a CDS encoding MerR family transcriptional regulator, translated as MTWSTRELAQLAGTTVNTIRHYHRLGLLDEPERRYNGYKQYGVKDLVCLLRIRRLAELGVPLSRIGETGADGDVTPEALRQVDAELAADIERLQRARSGIAAILRDSAPADTPAGFESVAGRLSGSDSSIIHIYRQLYDEDAMTDLRRMVEADTDPIGDDIDSLPPDADEATRLRLAEKLAPTLAQYLVDYPWLSDPAAHLSKSEHVTRQTFIDAVVGLYNTAQIDVLQRASVLAHEQLRIAREADDDHV; from the coding sequence GTGACCTGGAGCACACGCGAACTCGCGCAACTCGCCGGCACGACGGTGAACACCATCCGGCACTACCACCGGCTCGGCCTGCTCGACGAGCCGGAACGCCGATACAACGGCTACAAACAGTACGGCGTGAAGGATCTCGTATGCCTTTTGCGCATTCGGCGCCTCGCCGAGCTGGGAGTGCCGCTCTCCCGGATCGGCGAGACCGGCGCGGACGGGGACGTCACCCCCGAAGCCCTGCGCCAGGTCGACGCCGAACTCGCGGCCGACATCGAGCGTCTGCAGCGAGCCCGGTCCGGCATCGCGGCCATCCTGCGCGACAGCGCGCCGGCCGACACACCCGCGGGGTTCGAGTCTGTCGCCGGGCGCCTGTCCGGCTCCGACAGCTCGATCATCCACATCTACAGGCAGCTGTACGACGAGGATGCGATGACGGATCTGCGGCGCATGGTGGAGGCCGACACCGACCCCATCGGCGACGACATCGACTCCTTGCCGCCCGACGCGGACGAAGCGACCAGGCTGCGCCTCGCCGAGAAACTCGCGCCGACCCTCGCCCAGTACCTCGTCGACTACCCCTGGTTAAGCGATCCGGCAGCGCATCTGTCGAAGAGCGAGCACGTCACGCGGCAGACCTTCATCGACGCGGTGGTCGGGCTCTACAACACCGCTCAGATCGACGTGCTGCAGCGCGCAAGCGTTCTCGCCCACGAACAACTGCGCATCGCGCGCGAGGCGGACGACGACCACGTTTGA
- a CDS encoding SDR family NAD(P)-dependent oxidoreductase, with amino-acid sequence MTVTLITGANKGIGLETARQLLELGHTVYIGARDIERGEKAAAAIGARFVQLDVTDDASVSNALATISAVEGQLDVLVHNAGILGNELLDGPTALRVFDTNAVGIVRVTEAALPLLRKSSNPTVVTVSSSVGSFWAVNNPDRPEFHLPLALYSASKAAATMLTVQYAKSQPGIKFNALEPGTTATDMTAAFGIGRSPEESARAVVHLATLDVDGPTGTFQDETGELPW; translated from the coding sequence ATGACCGTCACACTGATCACCGGGGCCAACAAGGGCATCGGTCTCGAGACAGCCAGACAACTTCTGGAACTGGGGCACACCGTCTACATCGGTGCGCGCGACATCGAGCGAGGTGAGAAGGCCGCAGCCGCCATCGGCGCACGGTTCGTGCAGCTCGACGTGACCGACGACGCCTCGGTGAGCAACGCGCTGGCGACGATCAGTGCGGTCGAGGGGCAGCTCGACGTCCTGGTGCACAACGCGGGCATCCTCGGGAACGAACTCCTCGACGGTCCCACGGCCCTGCGGGTGTTCGACACCAACGCGGTGGGAATCGTACGCGTCACAGAAGCAGCACTCCCCTTGCTGCGCAAGTCCTCGAACCCCACCGTGGTCACCGTATCGAGCAGCGTCGGATCGTTCTGGGCGGTGAACAACCCTGACCGGCCCGAGTTCCACCTGCCGCTGGCGCTCTACTCCGCGTCCAAGGCGGCGGCAACCATGCTGACGGTGCAGTACGCCAAGTCCCAGCCCGGCATCAAGTTCAACGCACTGGAGCCCGGCACCACAGCCACCGACATGACCGCGGCCTTCGGGATCGGAAGATCGCCGGAGGAGAGCGCCAGAGCTGTCGTACACCTGGCCACTCTCGACGTGGACGGCCCGACAGGAACCTTCCAAGACGAGACCGGGGAACTGCCCTGGTAG
- a CDS encoding ester cyclase — MSDSDLRGFYLRYIGELNAHRFDQMDEFIDDRTTLNGEPATRDDLIAVQKVDVDAVPDLHWELEELLFDGDRLAARLVNTGTPVKEWLGVAPTGASFAITEYAIYQVRNGRFVHMTALHDAGELLRQLTG; from the coding sequence ATGTCCGACAGTGATCTGCGCGGGTTCTACCTGCGCTACATCGGTGAGCTCAACGCCCACAGGTTCGATCAGATGGACGAGTTCATCGACGACCGGACCACATTGAACGGTGAGCCTGCCACCCGGGACGACCTCATCGCCGTGCAGAAGGTTGACGTGGACGCGGTTCCGGACCTGCACTGGGAGCTCGAGGAACTGCTCTTCGACGGTGATCGCCTGGCCGCGCGGCTGGTCAACACGGGCACGCCGGTGAAGGAGTGGCTCGGTGTGGCACCCACCGGCGCCTCGTTCGCGATCACCGAGTACGCCATCTACCAGGTGCGCAACGGGCGGTTCGTGCACATGACGGCCCTGCACGACGCCGGTGAACTACTCCGGCAGCTTACCGGCTGA
- a CDS encoding TetR/AcrR family transcriptional regulator, which produces METRQRRPTGRPRGFDADEALERALLVFWEQGYEGASLANLTDAMGISTTSMYAAFGNKEELFRKALERYTEGPSAYLARALDEPTALGVVTAIFAGTVRTTTRPTGPNGCLGVQGALAVGDSSRGARDLLVAWRDSGYSCIRERFERAVDDGDLPPETNPALLARYVTALAYGIAVQAAGGVGRDELQDMADAALRNWPPC; this is translated from the coding sequence GTGGAGACAAGACAGCGCCGCCCAACCGGCCGACCGCGGGGATTCGACGCCGACGAGGCACTCGAGCGTGCCCTGCTGGTGTTCTGGGAGCAGGGCTACGAGGGGGCCAGTCTGGCCAACCTGACCGACGCGATGGGCATCTCCACCACCAGCATGTACGCTGCCTTCGGCAACAAGGAGGAGCTCTTCCGTAAAGCCTTGGAGCGCTACACCGAGGGCCCGAGCGCCTACCTGGCCCGAGCCCTGGACGAACCGACCGCCCTCGGCGTCGTCACCGCGATCTTTGCCGGCACCGTCCGAACCACCACCCGCCCGACCGGCCCCAACGGGTGCCTGGGTGTCCAGGGCGCCCTGGCCGTCGGCGACTCCAGCCGTGGAGCCCGCGACCTCCTCGTCGCGTGGCGCGACAGCGGCTACTCCTGCATCCGAGAACGGTTCGAACGAGCCGTCGACGACGGCGACCTGCCGCCGGAGACCAACCCGGCACTGCTCGCCCGCTACGTCACCGCCTTGGCCTACGGCATCGCCGTGCAAGCCGCCGGCGGCGTCGGCCGCGACGAACTCCAGGACATGGCCGACGCCGCCCTGCGCAACTGGCCACCCTGCTGA
- a CDS encoding AAA family ATPase, whose translation MLLRRDSEQAAIARLIAEARSGRSGVLVVRGEAGIGKSALLDQAVREAAELRVLRAVGVEAESALPFASLQMLLRPALSRLDGLPGPQATALRGALGLSDAGGEDRFLVGLAVLTLLSDLAEERPMLCLIDDAHWIDPASAEALLFTARRLDAEGIALLFAARDGSGVLFDAPGLPELVLDGLDQDAAADLLAEHAPGLATTVRDRIIEESAGNPLALIELPAGLSAEQRAGRAAAPAALPVTGRVLSAFGDQISRLPDKTRLLLLVAAAEGTGDLGTVLHAGRALDTSVADLEVAEQAGLLRVTGVSVTFRHPLIRSAAYQNAALTARLAVHDALANVLDGDRRVWTPAWQRRSLRACLAQSAPPSSSSGSSPRSPPCSRSPSVRARRS comes from the coding sequence ATGCTGCTGAGGCGGGATTCAGAACAGGCCGCGATCGCGCGGCTTATCGCGGAGGCCAGGTCAGGCCGGAGCGGGGTCTTGGTGGTACGCGGAGAGGCGGGCATCGGCAAGTCGGCCTTGCTCGATCAGGCCGTACGCGAGGCGGCGGAGCTGCGTGTGCTGCGCGCCGTCGGGGTCGAGGCCGAGTCGGCGCTGCCGTTCGCCTCCCTGCAGATGCTGCTGCGCCCGGCGCTGAGCCGGCTGGACGGACTGCCCGGCCCGCAGGCGACCGCACTGCGAGGCGCGCTGGGGCTGTCGGACGCCGGGGGCGAGGATCGGTTCCTCGTTGGGCTGGCCGTGCTCACTCTTCTGTCGGACCTCGCCGAGGAACGTCCGATGCTTTGCCTGATCGACGATGCCCACTGGATCGATCCGGCCTCCGCCGAGGCCCTGTTGTTCACCGCTCGCCGTCTCGACGCTGAGGGCATCGCGCTGCTGTTCGCGGCCCGGGACGGATCCGGCGTCCTCTTCGACGCCCCTGGCCTGCCCGAGCTGGTGCTGGACGGGCTGGACCAGGACGCCGCCGCCGATCTCCTCGCGGAGCACGCCCCCGGCCTGGCCACGACGGTACGGGACCGGATCATCGAGGAGTCTGCCGGGAACCCCTTGGCGCTGATCGAGCTACCGGCCGGGCTCAGCGCCGAGCAGCGTGCCGGGCGGGCGGCCGCGCCGGCCGCGCTCCCCGTCACCGGCAGGGTCCTTTCCGCTTTCGGCGACCAGATCAGCCGGTTGCCGGACAAGACCCGGCTTCTCCTGCTGGTCGCCGCCGCCGAGGGCACCGGCGACCTGGGGACCGTGCTCCACGCGGGCCGAGCCCTTGATACCTCTGTGGCGGACCTTGAGGTCGCCGAGCAGGCTGGGCTGCTGCGGGTCACGGGCGTATCGGTCACCTTCCGGCATCCACTGATCCGCTCGGCCGCCTATCAGAACGCCGCTCTCACCGCTCGTCTCGCCGTACACGACGCCCTGGCGAACGTGCTCGACGGTGACCGGAGGGTATGGACCCCCGCCTGGCAGCGCCGGTCCTTGAGGGCATGTCTAGCGCAATCAGCACCGCCTTCCTCATCGTCGGGTTCGTCACCGCGATCGCCGCCCTGCTCCCGTTCACCATCCGTGAGGGCCCGGAGATCCTGA